Proteins found in one Macadamia integrifolia cultivar HAES 741 unplaced genomic scaffold, SCU_Mint_v3 scaffold1608, whole genome shotgun sequence genomic segment:
- the LOC122064331 gene encoding putative pentatricopeptide repeat-containing protein At1g68930: MFYVSKQYDLLLKLLSEAQNQSQAKKLHCRIIRTLTNPDTFLSNNLISAYSRLGSLAYARRTFDHIPQPNLFSWNSILSAYSKAARLFDMQEIFNRMPDRDGVSWNSVISGYASCGLGIDSMKTYKSMLRDGPENLNRITFSTMLILSACLSSIVLGRQIHGQIVKFGFESIVFVGSPLVDMYTKAGLIYDAKRIFDEMSERNIVMYNTMITGFLRCGMIDEAQHLFHEMPDRDSISWTTMITGLTQNGLDAEGLDVFREMRLEGLAMDQFTFGSVLTACGSLKALEQGKQIHCYIIRTDYMDNVFVGSALVDMYSKCGSIRSSETAFKRMAHRNIVSWTAMLVGYGQNGFSEEAVKIFSEMQRNGVKPDEFTLGSVISSCANLASLEEGAQFHAHAFALGLVTFLTVSNALITLYGKCGSLEDSHCLFNEMHIRDEVSWTALVSGYAQFGKANQTIDLFERMLADGLKPDGVTFIGVLSACSRAGLVDKGFEYFHSMVQNHGIMPILDHYTCMIDLLSRAGRTEEAKGFIERMPCRPDAIGWSTLLSSCRLHGNLEIGKWAADSLLELEPDNPASYVLLSSMYASKGKWDDVARLRRGMRDRRVRKEPGFSWIKYKNKVHIFSADDRSNPYSDQIYAELEKLNQKMVGEGYVPDMSSVLHDVEAAVKIKMLSHHSEKLAIAFGLIFIPAGLPIRIVKNLRVCGDCHTATKFISKITQREVLVRDAVRFHLFRDGTCSCGDFW, encoded by the coding sequence ATGTTCTATGTTTCAAAGCAGTACGATTTGCTTCTAAAACTATTAAGCGAGGCCCAGAACCAAAGTCAAGCAAAGAAGCTCCATTGCCGCATAATCAGAACCCTTACAAACCCAGATACATTTCTTTCCAACAATCTCATAAGCGCTTACTCTAGATTGGGCAGCTTAGCTTACGCTCGCCGCACGTTTGATCATATCCCTCAACCTAATCTCTTCTCATGGAATAGCATACTATCTGCTTATTCGAAGGCTGCTCGCCTCTTTGACATGCAAGAAATCTTTAATCGAATGCCGGATCGTGATGGGGTTTCTTGGAATTCTGTTATATCGGGCTACGCTTCTTGTGGACTGGGAATTGATTCGATGAAGACCTACAAATCAATGTTGAGAGATGGTCCTGAGAATCTGAATCGGATTACTTTCTCTACAATGCTAATATTGTCTGCTTGTCTCAGTTCTATCGTATTGGGTAGACAGATTCATGGGCAGATCGTGAAATTTGGGTTTGAATCAATTGTTTTCGTGGGTAGCCCTTTGGTAGACATGTACACAAAAGCTGGGCTAATCTATGATGCAAAGAGGATCTTTGATGAAATGTCTGAGAGAAACATAGTTATGTACAATACAATGATCACAGGGTTCCTACGCTGTGGGATGATCGATGAGGCCCAGCATTTGTTTCATGAAATGCCTGATAGAGATTCAATTTCATGGACGACGATGATTACAGGACTTACTCAAAATGGATTGGATGCAGAAGGATTGGACGTTTTTAGAGAGATGAGATTGGAAGGGTTGGCTATGGATCAATTCACTTTTGGAAGTGTCCTCACTGCTTGTGGGAGTCTTAAAGCCTTGGAACAAGGGAAGCAGATCCATTGTTATATAATTAGGACTGATTATATGGATAATGTTTTTGTAGGTAGTGCTCTTGTTGACATGTACTCCAAGTGTGGAAGCATAAGATCCTCAGAGACAGCTTTCAAGCGAATGGCCCATAGAAATATTGTGTCTTGGACGGCAATGCTTGTGGGTTATGGTCAAAATGGGTTTAGCGAGGAAGCTGTGAAGATTTTCTCCGAGATGCAAAGAAATGGGGTTAAGCCTGATGAGTTCACACTAGGCAGCGTGATTAGCTCATGTGCTAATCTAGCGAGTTTAGAAGAGGGTGCACAGTTTCATGCTCATGCTTTTGCATTGGGTTTGGTTACTTTTCTTACAGTTTCTAATGCACTCATTACCTTGTATGGTAAATGTGGAAGTCTTGAAGATTCTCACTGCTTGTTCAATGAGATGCATATCAGAGATGAAGTTTCTTGGACTGCACTTGTTTCTGGGTATGCCCAGTTTGGAAAAGCCAATCAGACAATTGACTTGTTTGAAAGGATGTTGGCTGATGGCTTGAAACCCGATGGAGTTACTTTCATTGGAGTTCTTTCAGCTTGCAGTAGAGCAGGACTGGTGGATAAGGGATTTGAGTATTTTCATTCCATGGTGCAAAACCATGGAATAATGCCAATTTTAGATCATTACACATGCATGATAGATCTTCTTAGTCGAGCAGGGAGAACAGAAGAGGCGAAAGGTTTTATAGAGAGGATGCCTTGTCGTCCTGATGCAATCGGATGGTCAACATTGCTCAGCTCATGTAGACTTCATGGTAACTTGGAAATTGGGAAATGGGCTGCTGATTCTTTGCTAGAATTAGAACCAGACAATCCTGCAAGCTATGTTTTGCTCTCAAGCATGTATGCTTCTAAAGGGAAATGGGATGATGTTGCTCGTTTAAGAAGAGGCATGAGAGATCGGAGAGTGAGGAAGGAACCTGGGTTTAGTTGGATTAAGTATAAGAATAAGGTCCACATCTTTTCAGCTGATGACAGATCAAATCCATATTCAGACCAGATATATGCTGAACTGGAGAAGCTAAACCAAAAAATGGTAGGGGAAGGTTATGTACCTGACATGAGTTCTGTTCTCCATGATGTAGAAGCAGCAGTGAAAATAAAGATGCTTAGCCACCATAGTGAGAAACTAGCAATTGCTTTTGGGTTGATTTTTATACCTGCTGGCTTGCCTATACGAATTGTTAAGAATCTCAGGGTCTGTGGGGATTGCCACACTGCAACTAAATTCATTTCTAAGATCACCCAGCGAGAGGTCCTTGTAAGAGATGCCGTCCGGTTCCATCTGTTCAGAGATGGAACATGTTCATGTGGAGATTTCTGGTGA